A window of Prosthecobacter sp. SYSU 5D2 contains these coding sequences:
- a CDS encoding secretin N-terminal domain-containing protein codes for MSKKNACPFLYLCLLCLSPGLAARAQEEPTPQPLEQLPAGAVDVSARLGGLSSLPTQPEDGYWIEGAPINEVFQYLARSAGLQFFHNNELNTPQYNITGHLKLDDPRQQMEDLAIAYGLTVYQQRSSISLMTEIQLARLPVEVMSYQLKYLRGAPLNRSSNGQAGEGSGAEGGEGGGGNAANASDFEKLKSIIRPMLTPIVGQIEFEEKTNTLLVSDNSLKLERVRKLLLEIDKAKQQIMVNVRVLRIRRNQNRNVGVDWSSALGETGTTITARQSLNALFNLPDVSTVTRTGNPMNPVSVLNQINTQGAGVVFDNFQVQAILRALEAADLVTQEACPTIITEDNEQGLISIVDRFPIITSDISNTTAGTNITDKVRYKIDTEDPSATDEPEKNREIGVTLSVTPTLLPDGTVRMKLRPRVAKIVELIPGRSSNVFPRVSESTVEAISRIPAGQSLFLGGFYDYSDSEGNNKVPVLGTIPLVGRLFSSDMKKLEQLSLVFIITPTVYDASSTAALEDINWKQRDYSGLQPEDLGDAGLLLPKAGWPNATTNSKSPEPESPPKQSWVRRLFSKKEG; via the coding sequence ATGAGCAAAAAAAATGCCTGTCCTTTCCTCTACCTTTGCCTGCTGTGCCTGAGCCCGGGGCTGGCTGCCCGTGCCCAGGAGGAACCGACCCCGCAGCCCCTGGAGCAACTGCCTGCGGGTGCGGTGGATGTGAGCGCCCGGCTGGGCGGCCTGTCCAGCCTGCCCACCCAACCGGAGGACGGCTACTGGATTGAAGGTGCGCCGATCAATGAGGTGTTCCAATACCTGGCCCGCAGCGCGGGGCTCCAGTTCTTTCACAACAACGAGCTCAACACGCCGCAGTATAACATCACGGGCCACCTGAAGCTGGATGATCCGCGCCAGCAGATGGAGGACCTGGCCATTGCGTATGGACTGACCGTTTACCAGCAGCGCTCCAGCATCAGCCTGATGACGGAAATCCAACTGGCGCGGCTGCCGGTGGAGGTGATGAGCTACCAGCTCAAATACCTGCGCGGCGCCCCGCTAAACCGGAGCAGCAACGGCCAGGCAGGCGAAGGAAGCGGCGCTGAAGGTGGTGAGGGCGGGGGCGGAAATGCCGCCAATGCGTCCGATTTTGAAAAGCTGAAATCCATCATCCGCCCCATGCTGACCCCCATCGTGGGCCAGATCGAATTTGAAGAAAAGACGAATACTCTGCTGGTGAGCGACAACAGCCTGAAGCTGGAACGGGTGCGCAAGCTGCTGCTGGAGATCGACAAGGCGAAGCAGCAGATCATGGTGAACGTGCGGGTGCTGCGCATCCGCCGCAACCAGAACCGGAATGTGGGCGTGGACTGGAGCAGTGCGCTCGGAGAGACCGGTACCACCATCACCGCGCGGCAGAGCCTGAATGCCCTGTTTAACCTCCCGGATGTGAGCACGGTGACGCGCACCGGCAACCCGATGAACCCGGTATCAGTGCTGAACCAGATCAACACCCAGGGAGCGGGGGTGGTGTTCGACAATTTCCAGGTGCAGGCGATCCTGCGGGCGCTGGAAGCTGCGGACCTGGTCACGCAGGAGGCCTGCCCGACCATCATCACGGAGGACAACGAGCAGGGGCTGATTTCGATCGTGGACCGGTTCCCCATCATCACTTCCGACATCAGCAACACGACGGCGGGAACGAACATTACGGACAAGGTGCGTTACAAGATTGATACAGAGGATCCCAGCGCCACGGATGAGCCGGAAAAGAACCGCGAAATCGGGGTGACTCTTTCCGTGACACCGACGCTGCTGCCGGACGGGACGGTGAGGATGAAGCTGCGGCCGCGGGTGGCAAAGATCGTGGAACTGATCCCCGGCCGGTCCAGCAATGTGTTCCCTCGGGTTAGCGAATCCACGGTGGAGGCCATCAGCCGCATTCCTGCCGGACAGTCGCTTTTCCTCGGTGGATTTTATGATTACAGCGACAGTGAGGGGAACAACAAAGTGCCAGTGCTGGGGACGATCCCGCTGGTGGGACGGCTGTTCAGCTCGGACATGAAAAAGCTGGAGCAACTGAGCCTGGTGTTCATCATCACGCCAACTGTCTATGATGCCTCCAGCACGGCGGCCCTGGAAGACATCAACTGGAAGCAGAGAGACTACTCCGGCCTGCAGCCGGAAGACCTGGGAGATGCGGGACTGCTGCTGCCAAAGGCGGGCTGGCCCAATGCGACGACGAACAGCAAGAGCCCGGAACCGGAGAGTCCGCCCAAGCAGTCCTGGGTGCGGCGCCTGTTCAGCAAAAAGGAAGGCTAG
- a CDS encoding ATP-binding cassette domain-containing protein — MAPTALLHIPEGTRFGYRAGPPWKRQARCLVEAAQGVHAGPGLHLLVAPNGSGKTTLLRTLAGLSSPLAGRVTTEAQVHYYADELRADPEMKPRTFFRAWFKGPSLAAAEELAATLRLDLKCPIGKLSRGNRQKVLLILAEVKAAQSPKSVLLMDEPLTGLDAETREQVTALWATTHTAAMRLVIMHELECVRQADSLLTIARGQLRHATGRVGDSWMTTYQTLQQ, encoded by the coding sequence ATGGCTCCTACTGCACTTCTGCACATTCCTGAAGGCACGCGCTTTGGCTACCGTGCCGGGCCGCCCTGGAAACGCCAGGCCAGGTGTCTGGTGGAGGCTGCGCAGGGTGTCCACGCCGGCCCTGGGCTGCATCTCCTGGTGGCACCCAACGGCTCCGGTAAAACCACCCTTCTGCGCACCCTGGCCGGACTGTCCAGCCCGCTGGCAGGCCGGGTGACCACGGAAGCCCAGGTCCACTATTATGCGGATGAACTGCGCGCGGACCCGGAGATGAAACCGCGCACTTTTTTTCGTGCCTGGTTCAAAGGCCCGTCCCTGGCGGCGGCGGAGGAGCTGGCGGCCACCCTGCGGCTGGATTTGAAGTGTCCCATCGGCAAGCTTTCCCGTGGCAACCGCCAGAAGGTGCTGCTGATCCTGGCGGAAGTGAAGGCCGCACAAAGCCCCAAGAGTGTGCTGCTGATGGATGAACCCCTGACCGGCCTGGATGCGGAAACGCGCGAGCAGGTGACCGCCTTGTGGGCCACGACCCACACGGCCGCCATGCGGCTGGTCATCATGCATGAACTGGAATGTGTGCGCCAGGCGGACTCGCTGCTGACGATAGCCCGCGGCCAGCTCCGCCATGCCACCGGCCGGGTGGGGGATTCCTGGATGACCACCTACCAAACTTTGCAACAATGA
- a CDS encoding type II secretion system protein: MKTPPSHRLRSGFSLIEISLVIGLLLGLAAFATMNVTAVRDWQRGKDAAVSIQAVFSAQRAYMSDHPTADIADVSAAELQAYLPEGWSSIPTAISLTGETLNLNHTVMPPQWRLGSTAYDPSGSGNDGLWDAGH, from the coding sequence ATGAAAACTCCCCCCTCCCATCGTCTGAGATCCGGCTTCAGCCTCATCGAGATCAGTCTCGTCATCGGTCTGCTGCTGGGACTGGCCGCCTTTGCCACCATGAACGTCACCGCCGTGCGGGACTGGCAGCGGGGCAAGGATGCCGCCGTGTCGATACAGGCAGTCTTTTCCGCCCAGCGCGCCTACATGTCAGACCATCCGACCGCAGACATCGCCGATGTCAGTGCTGCCGAGCTGCAGGCTTACCTGCCAGAAGGGTGGAGCAGCATTCCCACCGCCATCAGCCTGACCGGGGAAACGCTGAACCTGAACCACACCGTCATGCCACCGCAATGGCGGCTCGGTTCGACAGCGTATGATCCCTCCGGCAGCGGAAATGATGGACTTTGGGACGCCGGTCACTGA
- a CDS encoding ATPase, T2SS/T4P/T4SS family produces MNLNLGIEFNDTIQRLIIGQLRASTAGNDALSDEALVRKCSKTRILGAVGNAAGLPAFPQVRDLADAEFVSYCDPVVMARGMFVPLRRSSTQVLLAVANPWDYRADDYCASRFPEDELLKVVTLASEVSAVIEGSSNSSGPSRAELEAVEVEEFSNESPDFDVTRQYDEPIAQLVASMVSDAIKQHASDIHIKTEKTTFQYCFRVDGDLGVRVEMPVKLRDRVDAFLLNLMRLAPEERSKRPGISGRFTASYYGRAVGVRYERHRTYRGYHVTMRLLDKTHLEARLGMGTLAFDEETLFELDKAMAVPSGIIVMSGPTGSGKSTTLNAMLRELNHPEDNILTLENPVEDEIPGVTHCDLRDSSEFKPMIASFMRSDPDVILMGEVRDRESAELAIEAAITGHKVLTTIHTPRASQIIERFQQLGMERWKIAQTLKAACAQRLVKLLCTACRVQQVGIPEREIRLFHLDASWAEKPVFVHNQEGCPDCKGRGYSGRTAILEILPISPRLGDKLAKGEITPFELEQEVRRESGLPSLRDNGLKLMAEGKTDLDALKKVLDMTYES; encoded by the coding sequence ATGAACCTGAACCTGGGCATTGAATTTAATGACACGATCCAGCGGCTGATCATCGGCCAGTTGCGGGCGTCCACGGCCGGGAATGATGCCCTGTCAGATGAGGCGCTGGTGCGGAAGTGCTCCAAGACGCGTATCCTGGGGGCGGTGGGCAACGCGGCGGGGCTGCCTGCCTTTCCGCAGGTGCGTGATCTGGCGGATGCGGAGTTTGTGAGCTACTGCGACCCGGTGGTGATGGCGCGCGGGATGTTTGTGCCGCTGCGGAGAAGCAGCACGCAGGTGCTGCTGGCAGTGGCAAACCCGTGGGACTACCGGGCGGATGATTATTGCGCGAGCCGCTTCCCGGAAGATGAACTGCTGAAGGTGGTGACGCTGGCCTCCGAAGTCTCCGCCGTGATTGAGGGATCCTCCAATTCCTCCGGGCCCAGCCGCGCGGAGCTGGAGGCGGTGGAGGTGGAGGAATTTTCCAATGAGAGCCCGGACTTCGACGTGACGCGGCAGTATGATGAGCCCATCGCGCAACTGGTGGCCAGCATGGTGAGCGATGCCATCAAGCAGCACGCTTCCGACATCCACATCAAGACAGAGAAGACGACGTTCCAATACTGCTTCCGTGTGGACGGGGACCTGGGTGTGCGGGTGGAGATGCCGGTGAAACTCCGGGACCGGGTGGATGCGTTTTTGCTAAACCTGATGCGCCTGGCACCGGAGGAGCGCAGCAAGCGCCCGGGCATCTCCGGCCGTTTCACTGCCAGCTACTATGGCCGCGCGGTGGGGGTGCGATATGAGCGGCACCGCACTTATCGCGGCTATCATGTGACGATGCGGCTGCTGGACAAGACGCACCTGGAGGCGCGGCTGGGCATGGGCACGCTGGCCTTTGATGAAGAGACTCTCTTTGAGCTGGACAAGGCCATGGCGGTGCCGTCCGGCATCATTGTGATGTCCGGTCCGACGGGCTCCGGCAAGTCCACCACGCTGAATGCGATGCTGCGGGAGCTGAACCACCCGGAGGACAATATCCTGACACTGGAAAACCCGGTGGAGGATGAGATCCCCGGGGTGACCCACTGCGACCTCCGCGACAGCAGCGAATTTAAGCCGATGATCGCCAGCTTCATGCGGTCTGACCCGGACGTGATCCTGATGGGGGAGGTGCGGGACCGTGAATCCGCCGAGCTGGCGATTGAGGCCGCCATCACCGGCCACAAGGTGCTGACAACGATCCACACCCCGCGTGCCTCGCAGATCATCGAGCGCTTTCAGCAGCTCGGCATGGAGCGCTGGAAGATCGCCCAGACACTGAAGGCGGCCTGCGCCCAGCGGCTGGTGAAGCTCCTGTGCACGGCGTGCCGGGTGCAGCAGGTGGGCATCCCGGAAAGGGAGATCCGGCTGTTCCACCTGGATGCCTCCTGGGCGGAAAAGCCGGTGTTTGTGCATAACCAGGAGGGCTGCCCCGACTGCAAAGGACGCGGCTATTCAGGCCGCACGGCCATCCTGGAGATCCTGCCCATCAGCCCCCGGCTTGGGGACAAGCTGGCCAAAGGAGAGATCACCCCATTTGAACTGGAACAGGAAGTGCGCCGGGAATCCGGCCTGCCTTCGCTGCGCGACAACGGACTGAAACTGATGGCCGAGGGAAAAACCGACCTCGATGCGCTGAAAAAAGTGCTGGACATGACCTACGAATCCTAA
- a CDS encoding type II secretion system F family protein gives MNAFQVTLRNIKRPEQSKVLEFEAPNREQAALLAAKPGFRVALVKPLSGALKSEKSNKPISRKELIKLFRGLSSMLKANISTADALLYYSQGLPDPALQSSLMNIRNRLEAGLPVHIAFAKEQKFDTTIITIVEAGADAGQLGEAFSALARRIKIELMFASKLRSALMVPSFVILFQIGLFIYSQVFVVSQVEETLKGVQQEPDPISVAIFGISHVVQKVWPFFVIALGTFIGALFRSADFRQKLLVLGMKHWKLLKKLVMGLRQSAYIGTLQMLYANGINLARASALSARVVLGTPMYAEFIKASQIYESSGVPFAEALKRHATLDPQVVHMIGIGERSASLPQQLEMLRDIYEEDTAAVMADFTQVINFITLAMAVVLIGFVFTGSMLPIFLMGPRMMQSGNM, from the coding sequence ATGAATGCCTTTCAAGTCACCCTCCGAAACATCAAACGGCCGGAACAGTCGAAAGTACTGGAATTTGAGGCGCCCAACCGTGAGCAGGCGGCGCTGCTGGCGGCCAAACCGGGTTTTCGCGTGGCCCTGGTGAAGCCGCTTTCTGGAGCGCTGAAGAGTGAGAAATCCAACAAGCCCATTTCAAGGAAGGAACTGATCAAGCTCTTCCGCGGGCTTTCCTCCATGCTGAAGGCTAACATCAGCACTGCTGATGCATTGCTGTACTATTCCCAGGGGCTGCCGGATCCGGCTCTTCAATCCTCCCTGATGAACATCCGCAACCGGCTGGAGGCGGGGCTGCCGGTGCACATCGCCTTTGCCAAGGAGCAGAAGTTTGACACGACCATCATCACCATCGTGGAAGCGGGGGCGGACGCCGGCCAGCTTGGCGAGGCGTTCAGCGCGCTGGCACGGCGGATCAAAATTGAACTGATGTTTGCCAGCAAGCTGCGGAGCGCGCTGATGGTGCCCTCGTTTGTCATTTTGTTCCAGATCGGCCTGTTTATTTATTCGCAGGTCTTTGTGGTATCGCAGGTGGAGGAGACGCTGAAAGGGGTGCAGCAGGAGCCGGACCCGATCTCGGTGGCCATCTTCGGCATCAGCCATGTGGTGCAGAAAGTGTGGCCCTTTTTTGTCATCGCCCTGGGAACTTTTATCGGGGCGCTGTTCCGCTCGGCGGACTTCCGGCAGAAGCTGCTGGTTTTGGGGATGAAACACTGGAAGCTGCTGAAAAAGCTGGTGATGGGGCTGCGCCAGAGCGCCTACATCGGCACGCTGCAGATGTTGTATGCCAATGGCATCAACCTGGCGCGGGCCTCTGCGCTAAGTGCGCGGGTGGTGCTGGGCACTCCCATGTATGCGGAGTTCATCAAGGCCTCCCAGATCTATGAATCCTCCGGGGTGCCATTTGCAGAGGCGCTGAAGCGCCATGCCACGCTGGACCCGCAGGTGGTGCACATGATCGGCATCGGGGAGCGCTCCGCCTCCCTGCCCCAGCAGCTGGAAATGCTGCGTGACATTTATGAGGAGGATACAGCCGCCGTCATGGCGGACTTCACCCAGGTCATCAATTTCATCACCCTGGCGATGGCGGTGGTGCTCATCGGCTTTGTCTTCACCGGCTCCATGCTGCCCATCTTTCTGATGGGGCCGCGCATGATGCAGTCCGGCAACATGTAA